In Molothrus ater isolate BHLD 08-10-18 breed brown headed cowbird chromosome 14, BPBGC_Mater_1.1, whole genome shotgun sequence, the genomic stretch CCTGAACACTGAACAAGGGCAGATCCAACTCAGCccttctgcagagctctgtgctgggctctaCCAGGTACACAAAGCCTGCAGGAAAAGTTGCCTTGAATGAACATAATTAGAACATTTTGCAGACAGCTGGAGGGCTCCAGTAAAGCAGcaaatgctgcttcttcctctggCTGATTTATTGCTACACCTGCACTCAGGAGAGGCACTGAAATTCCTACAAAGATGAGGCTTCAACAGTtttgaagaggaagaaaggaaatgaaatcaaCCTACAACAGAAAGATGTAAAGAATCTTTCTTTGTAACTATTTCAACACTCAAGAGCTACTGAGCAACCACAGTGCTCTAAATTtgagaagggagaaaaacacTGGAGTTAAAGAATAGGAAGATCCCAGTACATTAAAATCCCACTTTAACTGCAGACAGGCTGTTCAGAGACACCTAATTCTAAACTGGACaactgtgatttattttgctgcagcagaatGAAGCAGTTCAGATCCATGATCACTGATCACTGCCTTCCCTGGATTTGAGAAgtccttcccagcagctctgctgggtaATTTTGAGTGGCCAGCTGTCACAGATGTGCAAATTGCAAGCGAGTAAGCTCACATATGCAAGCAGCAGAAACAGCTTCTGGCAACTTCCCACCAcctaatgatttttaaaatacctttcagCAATTACAGCAGCAAAACATCAGCCcccaaaaacaagcaaacaagcaaaagaGCACAAATTTTACCCAAGTGCATAGcaggaaaatctgaaatactCTGAGCAGGTAGCTGTGTTTTTGAGATTATCAGtcaaaaaagctttttgcaCAAGTCCCTCCCCAAGGCACACTGTGAATGCAGCCTAAGGACACCCCTCTCTCCCTAAAGGAAGCAATGGTGCTGTCAGGTGTGCAAAGTGATTCCTTCCTCCCGAGAACCTGGAAGCTTAAATGGTGTTAAAGTGCAAAAGactcagagaaaaaatacacctctgaacaaagaaaaaactcaTTATACTTTGCACCTGTTTAAGGAAAAACTCCTTTTAACAAGTTGAATCATTAATAAAGGTGCAATTAAGTATCACATCATTAAAGgaacaggaaggaaagcagggTGAACTCCCATTAAGAGACAATGCTAAGGTATCCACCTcgtttaaaaaaagaaatccacacTTTCTCTCCTTGCTCCTGGTTACAGATGATCTCATAGGGATTTGTTACTCACAAACATAAGATTGCTCCTGAAAGTTAGGAAACTGCTTTCCTGAGCTAAAAAGCTATAATTTGTTCCCATATTTCCAAGAAAAGGTGTTACTTATTGTGAAGAAGCACAGcaatgagaacaaaaaaaaccttcagGGAAAACTATCACTCATTTCAATATCACAACCAAGACATAAGCACAGGGAAAGTGACAAATTCTGCATTCTCTCAATAACAGATTCCCTTTCTGTGAACGTTGGAGGTTAGAATAGAGGAACTTCAATCACTGTGGCAAGCAGCCAGCTCATGAATAGCTTGCTAACATCAACAAGACTATTCGTATGAACAAATGCTCAAAATGACTATGAGACTTCTTGTATATCCTTTGTAATGGTAAAATCACCAGGATTACTGTGGTTTCTAAGTGCTCTCCCACACAGATGAAGAGCTGAAGTCAAGAAGAGTGCTCATGTGAGGAGCTCTGTAAGAGCTGATGTTAAAAACTGAACTGCTCCTTTGgttttagcttaaaaaaaaagagcacattGGAGCAGAACTACTACTGGACCAGCAGACACCAGGCTTTGAGTAACTCTAACTGAGTCCCTGAAGTGAGATCCTGACATGCACTGCTCAAGAAAAATACAACTTCTACTGCCTGAACAGTTATGGTTAACAACCtactcagctctgctggaagaCCACGAGATTTCAAACCACATTCTCAAAGTAAAGAACGGGGCTGGCAATACATAAAGATCTGTGAGAAAGGAAGCACTGGAACTAGCAGCAAGGTGGGGTTGCCTGCATGGGCAGCCCTTCATTTGAATGCAAATGTAATTTTGGGGCAGGCAGTTATCTGTGACATCAGGCAGGACCTTAGTAAACTGTTACCACCAGCACCTGGTAAAACCATTGTTAATCATGTGTAGTAAAGGGACATCAGGGCTAGCAGGAGTCATTTAtagagccaggctgggctagaaaagagagaaagaaagaggaggggaagggagatcAAACAAACCCTGCGAGGAGCAGGATGTCCCAGCAAGACAAAGGCAGGCTGTGAGCATCATGTACGTGAGCTATCTGCTGGATAAGGACAGCAGCATGTATCCAGGACCTGCAAGGTGCACCAACAACAGCCTGCCCGTGCAGAACTTCGTGTCTGCCCCGTCCTACTCCGACTACATGGGATACCACCCCGTGGCAGCCCTTGACAGCCACGGGCAGCCGGCGCCCGCCTGGGGCTCCCACTACGGCCCCCAGCGCGAGGACTGGAGCGCCTACGGCCCAGGCCCTTCCAGCGCCGCGCCCGCTGCCCACATCAATGGCTCGTCCCCTGGCCAGGGCTCCTACGGCTCTGCTGACTACAGCTCCCTGCaccccgctgctgctgctgcgccCTTACCTCCTGTAGATACAATTCATGCCCAGCAAATCTCTCCCAACAGCCAAAGGCACAGCTCTTATGAGTGGATGAGGAAAACCGTGCAGTCCACGTCCACAGGTAGGAGAGCACGGAGGGTTTGTGCTGAGAAGAGATTTTTGCTTGTTGTTGTGTCATTGGGGGGGGTTTGCCAGGTTGCCTGTTCAGAGGGAAGGATTCAGATTAATAAAGATAGATCCTGATTGCTCTGAAGGATTCTCTTGCTAGTGGTTAAATATTGGTTCAGTTACTGGATGCTGGGTTTGGTCAGTTGAttatttcttgtgtttcttGCTTGACTTTTAATCCTGTGGGAGGTGAAAAGCAGTGTCCTTTCATTTCCCACTTCAGATATGTTTTTAAAGTTTGTGATATCCAATAGTTGCTTTTCGTAGGAGTTCTATAGATTGGGATGGAATAGGAAGTATTACATTCACCACCACCTATTCTTTGCTTACTTTCCTCAAGTTTTGGAGTACCTAGGAAAAGTTCAAGTAAAATATGCACAGCAGGGGGTTGGCAGTAAGGCTTTCTACCAGAAACAACCCCTCCAAACCTCAGAACACTGAAATGAGATCTGCAAGATC encodes the following:
- the LOC118698776 gene encoding homeobox protein CDX-1-like, with protein sequence MYVSYLLDKDSSMYPGPARCTNNSLPVQNFVSAPSYSDYMGYHPVAALDSHGQPAPAWGSHYGPQREDWSAYGPGPSSAAPAAHINGSSPGQGSYGSADYSSLHPAAAAAPLPPVDTIHAQQISPNSQRHSSYEWMRKTVQSTSTGKTRTREKYRVVYTDHQRLELEKEFHYNRYITIRRKSELAANLRLSERQVKIWFQNRRAKERKIMKKKLTHFDGSSLGSLQSDSGSVSPMAGPEAQPHPDMAASLFPAPPPPPALPMGALQHGGTLQQVVASQ